Within the Bacillota bacterium genome, the region ATTTCGATTCCGATAGCGACCCTGAAGGTGTTTCACTTTTTAAATGGTATCGGGCCGATGCTGCTAACGGTGCCGGCGAGAAAGCAATTCCCGGAGCCACAGCAGTAACTTATACTTCAACCGAATCTGATCTGGGAAAATATATCTGTTTTGAGGTAACACCAGTTGCCACTAGCGGAGCAACTCCTGGGACAGCCCAAAAAAGCCCGTATACGACGCAAGTTTTAGCTGCGGGACTGGGCTACTGGACCGATCCCGGCAATTTTTCCCCAACCACCCCACCTTTATCAGGTTCAACTTATACCATCCGCAACGCGGCGGAGCTGGCCTGGTTGGCCGTCAATGTAAACAAGGGCACGAACTTTGATGGGAAAGCGTTTGTACTGGCAAACGATATCGATTTATCCGCTCATTCTTGGGTACCTATTGGGAGCAGTACCAATGCTTTTTACGCAACCTTCGACGGAAATGGCAAGACCATTTCCGGGCTGATTATAGGTACGGTAGGCAGCGGTTCTCAGCTTCAGTACACTGGCCTATTTGGCTTTGCTAATTTAGCGACGATAAAAAATGTTACCTTGACCGGGGTTAATATTAACTCTTCATCGAGCAGTGCAAACACATGTGCAGGTGCACTGGCGGCCCGTGCCTCTAATACTTCCATTATTAATTGCCAAGCTGCTGGAAACATAACCACCACCGGAACTCCGGTTAAAAGCGGAGGATTGGTAGGGTGGTTGCAAATCTCGGCAGTAAAAGATAGTCAAGCCGCGGGTAGCGTAACAGGTGGGGATGGAAGCTATTTGGGTGGCCTGGTGGGACATATGTACAAGGCTTCTCTATTAGATTGCTGTACTACAGGCAGTGTAACGGTGGGAAGTAGTAACTGCTCTGCAGGCGGATTAACGGGATTTACAGAGCCATCCAACAATTCGATAACAAACTGCTATGCTGTGGGCAATGTGGTTGCCGGCAGTGGTGCCAAAAGCGGTGGACTAATAGGTTGGGGCCAGAGTCAAATTATCAACTGCTATGCCACAGGTAATGTTATAGGCGGCATGAGAGTTGGCGGCTTGATCGGATGCAGTAATGAATCCGCTATCATCAATGCTTATGCCACAGGAAATCTGAGCGGAACGACTGTCGGTAACTTGGTGGGGTACGGCAGTGCCACTATAAGCGATGGCTACGGAAAAACTAATCCAGTCTTTCCCGTTAACACGGAGGAAATGAGGTCCGGCACCTTTGTAGCCATACTGAATAGCAATGTTCGCAGTTTGAACAACAGTGAACTAAAGCCCTGGATCGGAGTTTCCAATATGAATGACGGCTATCCACTGCTAAACGGTGTCGGTGACGGAGCCAATCAGAGTGATGCCGAAGTGCCAATTATAACAAACCATCCCGGGGACATTAGCGCAGGACAGGGGAGCGATGCCAGTCTATCCGTTTTGGCAAGCGGCACCGGAGACCTTTCTTACCAATGGTTCCAAAATAATAAGGATAGCAACCACCACGGTAGCCTTATCCCCGGGGAAACCGGTTCGACCTATACCGTGCCTACATCCATGCTAGGAACGATGTATTATTACTGTGCGGTGATTAATACCAAGACGACTTCCGGCATTCATACAGTTGCCACCGAGATGAGCCGAGCTGCAGCAGTAGTCGTAACGTCGGCGCCAGTGGTCCCATCCAGTGATGCGGGCCTGACCAGTGTAGCCGGCCAAACAGACAGCAATCCCGGGACACAGACAGGTGCAGATGCTGGCAATGCAATTATCTGGGCAGTAAACGTAGCCAGCGAAAAAGCTACCTTAGCCCGGGCTGACATTGCAGTAGCCACCAATGCAACCTTTAGCCTGTACTCTGATGCAGTTTTCACAACAGAGGTCGAAGACCCAGCAACTCTTGCCCTTGCTGTAGGTGACACAGTAGCTTACATCAAGGTAACTGCAGAAGATGGAACCACAGTAAAGTACTATGCAGTAACCATAATCAGAGCAGCGGCATAGATCAGACTAACACGAGACTTTCCTTCCCAAGCTGATCTAACCTGTGAGTAACCGAAGTAGAGAAACCAAGAAGCCCAGTGGGCAGCACCATAAGGCTACTCACGGGGTTTCTTCTTAACAAGAGCTGCACCCCGGCAGGATTGGGGCGCAATCCTACCGGGGCGCAGGGAACAGCTCAATAATGTGGGCAAAAACCAAGTCAGCCCCGAGTCGCTCTTATCTTAAAGCCGGGTTAGGATTTTCATAAGACGGGTCATGGGAAAGCTCTTTTATTCCTAGGGTCAGTGCCGCTATATTATTAGGGAATGTGCTTAGAAATTTGTTATACGTGAGTACGGACTCGATATAAGATTGGCGATACAGACCAGTTCGTTGCTGGAGCTTGTAGAGCTCTTGCTGTATTTGAATGAAGTCTTGGTCAGCTTGTATTTCCGGGTACAGATTGCTCAGTGAGAGCAGGGTTTCTAGGCGTATGTTTTGCTCCCAAAAAGATTGGGTAACGTCGGTCAATAGTTCATCTGTAAAGTGGAAAGTTGGCACAGCGGCCTGCGGTTGTATACTCTGTACCTGGTTAGTATGATTTGACACTATTTGGGCCAGATCTTGGATCAGATCGTTTGTTTCTTGGTACTCCATGTATAGGTGAGCCCGATTTGTATCTACTCGGATTTTTATGTTAGTCATCCGATCATAGAAGCAAGTAAGCCAGCCAGCGACCACAATAACAATAGATAGCAAACTTCCTACTATGAAGTATTGCATGTTGACCTCACTCCCACATCTATTCTCAGTGAAAACCGAAGAATTGTCGCGGGTTGACTATCCAAGAATATCTGATAAGCCTCATCCACCTAAATATAGCTGCTACTACTGCATTCTAAAACACCCAAAAGGGGTAGTTTAACAAAAAATGCCCCACCCAAAAGGGGTAGGTAGGGGCCAGTGAGGGCAAAAACAAGAGCCTGCGACTTGTTGTTAGCGCAGGCTTTCTTCAGTCTAAGCTGT harbors:
- a CDS encoding LemA family protein; this encodes MQYFIVGSLLSIVIVVAGWLTCFYDRMTNIKIRVDTNRAHLYMEYQETNDLIQDLAQIVSNHTNQVQSIQPQAAVPTFHFTDELLTDVTQSFWEQNIRLETLLSLSNLYPEIQADQDFIQIQQELYKLQQRTGLYRQSYIESVLTYNKFLSTFPNNIAALTLGIKELSHDPSYENPNPALR